The following coding sequences lie in one Arabidopsis thaliana chromosome 3, partial sequence genomic window:
- the RLP31 gene encoding receptor like protein 31 (receptor like protein 31 (RLP31); FUNCTIONS IN: kinase activity; INVOLVED IN: signal transduction, defense response; LOCATED IN: endomembrane system; EXPRESSED IN: 19 plant structures; EXPRESSED DURING: 13 growth stages; CONTAINS InterPro DOMAIN/s: Leucine-rich repeat-containing N-terminal domain, type 2 (InterPro:IPR013210), Leucine-rich repeat (InterPro:IPR001611); BEST Arabidopsis thaliana protein match is: receptor like protein 12 (TAIR:AT1G71400.1); Has 112233 Blast hits to 29288 proteins in 1126 species: Archae - 41; Bacteria - 6057; Metazoa - 24567; Fungi - 975; Plants - 71772; Viruses - 4; Other Eukaryotes - 8817 (source: NCBI BLink).) produces the protein MMIPSQSCFCFFFMVSFFLHTLASPTLRHCRHDQRNALLEFKHEFPRVNESNQIPYDVSLSSWNKSIDCCSWEGVTCDAISSEVISLNLSHVPLNNSLKPNSGLFKLQHLHNLTLSNCSLYGDIPSSLGNLFRLTLLDLSYNYLVGQVPPSIGNLSRLTILDLWDNKLVGQLPASIGNLTQLEYLIFSHNKFSGNIPVTFSNLTKLLVVNLYNNSFESMLPLDMSGFQNLDYFNVGENSFSGTLPKSLFTIPSLRWANLEGNMFKGPIEFRNMYSPSTRLQYLFLSQNKFDGPIPDTLSQYLNLIELDLSFNNLTGSFPTFLFTIPTLERVNLEGNHLKGPVEFGNMSSSSSLKFLNFAQNEFNGSIPESVSQYLNLEELHLSFNNFIGTIPRSISKLAKLEYFCLEDNNMVGEVPSWLWRLTMVALSNNSFNSFGESSEGLDETQVQWLDLSSNSFQGPFPHWICKLRSLEILIMSDNRFNGSIPPCLSSFMVSLTDLILRNNSLSGPLPDIFVNATKLLSLDVSRNKLDGVLPKSLIHCKAMQLLNVRSNKIKDKFPSWLGSLPSLHVLILRSNEFYGTLYQPHASIGFQSLRVIDVSHNDLIGTLPSFYFSSWREMSRLTGEDGDFRLSEAPYMGKVLNATAFFVDSMEIVNKGVETEFKRINEENKVINFSGNRFSGNIPESIGLLKELRHLNLSSNAFTGNIPQSLANLMKLEALDLSLNQLSGQIPQGLGSLSFMSTMNFSYNFLEGPVPKSTQFQGQNCSAFMENPKLNGLEEICRETDRVPNPKPQESKDLSEPEEHVINWIAAGIAYGPGVVCGLVIGHIFLSHKHECWFMEKFRRKKPKVVTRIARPSKH, from the coding sequence atgaTGATTCCAAGCCAATCttgcttctgttttttcttcatggTTTCATTCTTTCTACACACTCTTGCTTCTCCTACGCTTCGCCATTGCCGCCATGACCAAAGGAATGCTCTTCTGGAGTTCAAACACGAGTTTCCGCGGGTAAATGAATCCAACCAAATTCCTTATGATGTATCGTTAAGTTCATGGAACAAGAGCATTGATTGTTGTTCTTGGGAGGGTGTCACGTGCGATGCTATATCTAGCGAGGTGATTTCACTTAACCTTAGTCATGTTCCTCTTAATAACTCATTGAAACCAAATAGTGGTCTTTTCAAACTTCAACATCTTCATAACTTAACCCTTAGTAATTGTAGTCTCTATGGAGATATTCCTTCTTCATTAGGAAACCTTTTTCGTCTCACACTTCTTGACCTTTCGTATAATTATTTAGTTGGTCAAGTTCCACCTTCTATAGGAAACCTTTCTCGACTCACAATTCTTGACCTTTGGGATAATAAGTTAGTAGGTCAACTTCCAGCTTCAATAGGAAACCTAACCCAACTAGAATACTTGATCTTTTCACACAACAAATTCAGTGGCAATATTCCTGTTACATTCTCCAATTTAACAAAACTGCTCGTTGTCAACCTCTATAATAATTCCTTCGAATCCATGCTCCCACTTGACATGAGTGGATTCCAAAACTTGGACTATTTTAATGTTGGTGAAAACTCATTTTCCGGGACTTTGCCTAAATCTTTGTTCACAATTCCTTCATTACGTTGGGCTAATTTAGAGGGAAACATGTTCAAGGGACCTATAGAGTTTAGGAATATGTATTCACCATCTACTAGGCTTCAatatctatttctttctcaaaacaaatttgatggcCCAATCCCTGATACTCTATCCCAATATCTCAATCTCATAGAGTTAGATCTTAGTTTCAACAATCTAACTGGATCTTTCCCTACGTTCTTGTTCACAATTCCCACGTTAGAAAGGGTTAACTTAGAGGGAAACCATCTCAAGGGACCTGTAGAGTTTGGAAACATGTCTTCATCGTCTAGTCTCAAGTTTCTAAACTTTGCTCAAAACGAATTCAATGGCTCGATCCCCGAATCTGTATCTCAGTATCTCAATCTTGAAGAGCTACATCTTAGTTTCAACAATTTCATTGGTACAATCCCAAGATCTATATCAAAGTTAGCCAaacttgaatatttttgtcttGAAGACAATAATATGGTAGGTGAAGTACCAAGTTGGCTATGGAGATTGACAATGGTGGCACTTTCTAACAATTCTTTCAACAGTTTTGGAGAATCATCAGAAGGTCTTGATGAAACACAAGTTCAGTGGTTGGATCTTAGTTCAAATTCATTTCAAGGACCATTTCCTCATTGGATATGCAAGCTTAGATCGTTGGAGATCTTAATTATGTCCGATAATCGCTTCAACGGCTCAATTCCTCCATGTTTAAGCAGCTTCATGGTTTCTCTTACAGATTTAATTCTACGTAACAACAGTTTGAGTGGACCTCTTCCTGATATATTTGTCAATGCGACAAAGCTACTATCACTTGACGTTAGTCGCAACAAGTTGGATGGAGTACTACCAAAATCTTTGATCCATTGCAAAGCTATGCAACTTTTGAATGTGAGAAGCAACAAAATCAAGGACAAGTTTCCTTCTTGGTTAGGATCTCTACCGTCATTACATGTCCTCATCCTACGATCAAATGAGTTTTATGGGACGTTGTATCAACCCCATGCATCCATTGGGTTTCAAAGTTTAAGAGTCATTGATGTCTCACACAATGACTTGATTGGGACGTTACCGTCATTCTATTTTTCTAGTTGGCGTGAAATGAGCAGATTAACAGGAGAAGATGGCGACTTTAGACTTTCTGAGGCTCCATACATGGGAAAAGTTTTGAATGCTACTGCATTCTTTGTTGATTCAATGGAAATCGTGAACAAAGGAGTAGAGACGGAGTTTAAGCGGATCaacgaagaaaacaaagtcaTAAACTTTTCTGGAAACAGATTTTCTGGAAATATACCTGAATCCATTGGATTGTTGAAAGAGTTACGTCATCTCAACTTGTCAAGTAATGCATTCACAGGAAATATCCCACAATCATTGGCAAATTTGATGAAGCTTGAGGCGTTAGACTTATCTCTGAATCAGTTGTCTGGTCAAATTCCTCAAGGACTTGGTAGTCTCTCGTTTATGTCAACAATGAACTTCTCTTACAACTTTCTTGAAGGTCCAGTGCCTAAAAGCACACAGTTCCAAGGTCAAAACTGTTCTGCATTCATGGAAAACCCCAAGCTCAATGGTCTCGAGGAAATATGTAGAGAAACTGATCGTGTCCCGAATCCAAAACCACAAGAATCAAAAGATTTGTCTGAGCCGGAAGAACATGTGATTAACTGGATAGCCGCGGGAATAGCTTATGGTCCTGGTGTCGTCTGTGGATTGGTAATTGGACATATATTCCTTTCACACAAACACGAGTGTTGGTTCATGGAAAAGTTTCGTCGAAAAAAGCCCAAAGTAGTCACCAGAATTGCTCGTCCCTCTAAGCATTAA